One window of the Trueperaceae bacterium genome contains the following:
- a CDS encoding ring-cleaving dioxygenase, with the protein MIPHGLHHVTAVSAAIRDNLRFYTETLGLRLVKRSVNQDDVSAYHLFYADGAGSPGSDLTFFDFAVPRERRGGHVVTRTHLRVADDDAIAGWEARLRDRGVATDAVTTVDGRTTLAFEDPEGQRLALVADGGAGDPPVPWGGSDVPEAMQIRGLGPARATVPRADASEVLLVQVFGLHHDRTYELDGREVRVLAMGDGGPHAEVHLEIAPDLPAARPGAGGVHHVALRVRDADYRAWSDRLRSLGVPNSGPVDRFWFESLYVRDGNGLLFELATDGPGFAVDEDPEHLGEAVVLPPFLEPRRAEIEAGLTPLD; encoded by the coding sequence ATGATCCCTCACGGCCTCCATCACGTCACCGCGGTGTCCGCCGCGATCCGCGACAACCTCCGCTTCTACACCGAGACGTTGGGGTTGCGCCTGGTGAAGCGCAGCGTCAACCAGGACGACGTCTCCGCCTACCACCTGTTCTACGCCGACGGCGCCGGCTCCCCCGGGAGCGACCTGACGTTCTTCGATTTCGCGGTGCCGCGCGAGCGGCGCGGCGGGCACGTCGTGACCCGCACGCACCTCCGCGTCGCGGACGACGACGCGATCGCCGGGTGGGAGGCGCGCCTCCGCGACCGGGGCGTCGCCACCGACGCCGTCACGACGGTGGACGGGCGGACGACCCTCGCGTTCGAGGATCCCGAGGGGCAACGCCTGGCGCTGGTCGCCGACGGCGGCGCCGGCGACCCGCCGGTGCCGTGGGGCGGCAGCGACGTGCCCGAAGCGATGCAGATCCGTGGCTTGGGGCCGGCCCGCGCGACCGTGCCCCGCGCCGACGCGAGCGAGGTGTTGTTGGTGCAGGTGTTCGGCCTCCACCACGACCGGACGTACGAGCTGGACGGTCGCGAGGTGCGGGTGTTGGCGATGGGGGACGGCGGCCCGCACGCCGAGGTCCACCTGGAGATCGCCCCCGACCTGCCCGCCGCCCGTCCCGGCGCGGGCGGCGTGCATCACGTCGCGTTGCGCGTCCGCGACGCCGACTACCGCGCGTGGAGCGACCGCCTGCGGAGCCTGGGGGTGCCGAACAGCGGACCGGTGGACCGCTTCTGGTTCGAGAGCCTGTACGTCCGCGACGGCAACGGCCTGTTGTTCGAGCTGGCGACGGACGGGCCCGGCTTCGCCGTCGACGAGGACCCCGAGCACTTGGGCGAG